In the Cydia fagiglandana chromosome 5, ilCydFagi1.1, whole genome shotgun sequence genome, one interval contains:
- the LOC134664354 gene encoding calcium-activated potassium channel slowpoke isoform X1 codes for MASSEADATTASILEVEVEDDCLSVRKWWCFLLSSIFTFLAGLLIVVLWRACAFVCCRKEPELAPNDPKQKEQKAARQGKQEFEGTFMTEAKDWAGELISGQTTTGRILVVLVFILSIASLIIYFIDASSEEVERCQKWSDNITQQIDLAFNIFFMVYFFIRFIAASDKLWFMLEMYSFVDYFTIPPSFVSIYLDRTWIGLRFLRALRLMTVPDILQYLNILKTSSSIRLAQLVSIFISVWLTAAGIIHLLENSGDPLDFTNSQQLSYWTCVYFLIVTMSTVGYGDVFCHTVLGRTFLVFFLLVGLAMFASSIPEIIELVGSRSKYSGELKREHGKRHIVVCGHITYESVSHFLKDFLHEDREDVDVEVVFLHRKPPDLELEGLFKRHFTTVEFFQGTIMNPIDLQRVKVHEADACLVLANKYCQDPDAEDAANIMRVISIKNYSDDIRVIIQLMQYHNKAYLLNIPSWDWKQGDDVICLAELKLGFIAQSCLAPGFSTMMANLFAMRSFKTSPDTQAWQNDYLQGTGCEMYTETLSTSFTGMSFPSASELCFTKLKLLLLAIEIKGEEGADSKISINPRSAKIHANTQGFFIAQSADEVKRAWFYCKACHDDIKDETLIKKCKCKNLTAHQRKVGADLDVGMMMMQTGMVKQINSYRGLDDDHHPPPTFTPPELPKKVHHRGEIARERGEDISLINRNHRSAPNALLSPNANQLMNTTTTRQVNKVKPNVNRAPPDTNPPEQDTNYQAYHLAYEVKKLMPTSRSSGGNQNSNGVSLPAGLADDQSKDFDFEKTEMKYDSTGMFHWSPAKNLEDCILDRNQAAMTVLNGHVVVCLFADPDSPLIGLRNLVMPLRASNFHYHELKHVVIVGSVDYIRREWKMLQNLPKISVLNGSPLSRADLRAVNVNLCDMCCILSAKVPSNDDPTLADKEAILASLNIKAMTFDDTIGVLSGGATNGSAAAQPPPGAPPAPVLLQRRGSVYGANVPMITELVNDSNVQFLDQDDDDDPDTELYLTQPFACGTAFAVSVLDSLMSTTYFNQNALTLIRSLITGGATPELELILAEGAGLRGGYSTPESLANRDRCRVGQISLYDGPLAQFGEAGKYGDLFVAALRAYGMLCIGLYRFRDTSSSCDASSKRYVITNPPDDFILLPTDQVFVLMQFDPGVEYRSSRRAGSATGSGGKDDAS; via the exons GTAGTGTTGGTGTTCATTCTGAGTATAGCATCGCTCATCATCTACTTCATTGACGCATCAAG TGAAGAGGTGGAGCGATGCCAGAAATGGAGTGACAATATTACTCAGCAGATCGACCTTGcctttaacatattttttatggtCTACTTTTTTATACGA TTTATAGCAGCTAGTGACAAACTGTGGTTCATGCTCGAGATGTATTCATTTGTAGATTATTTCACGATACCACCATCCTTTGTATCAATATACCTGGATAGAACGTGGATAG GGCTAAGGTTTCTAAGAGCTCTACGCTTAATGACCGTGCCTGATATTTTGCAGTACCTCAATATATTAAAGACATCGAGCTCCATTCGGTTGGCGCAATTGGTTTCTATATTTATATCTGTGTGGTTAACAGCGGCCGGAATTATTCATTTG CTGGAAAACTCCGGTGATCCGTTGGACTTTACCAATTCGCAGCAATTGTCGTACTGGACTTGCGTATACTTTCTAATAGTCACCATGTCTACAGTAGGTTACGGTGATGTGTTCTGCCACACAGTTCTTGGCAGaacatttttggttttttttcttcTCGTCGGCTTG GCAATGTTCGCTAGTAGCATTCCTGAAATTATAGAGCTGGTAGGAAGTAGGTCCAAGTACAGTGGCGAGCTGAAGCGTGAACATGGAAAAAG GCATATTGTTGTTTGCGGGCACATAACATACGAATCAGTGAGCCATTTTTTAAAAGACTTCCTACATGAAGACAGAGAAGATGTGGACGTCGAAGTTGTTTTTTTACACAG GAAACCGCCCGACCTGGAGCTCGAAGGCCTGTTCAAGAGACACTTTACCACTGTGGAATTCTTTCAAGGCACCATTATGAATCCAATCGACCTACAGAGGGTAAAA GTTCATGAAGCGGATGCTTGCCTGGTGCTGGCCAATAAGTACTGCCAGGACCCGGACGCCGAGGACGCCGCCAACATCATGAGGGTCATCTCTATCAAGAACTACTCTGATGACATAAGGGTCATCATTCAGCTGATGCAGTATCATAATAAG GCTTACCTTCTGAACATTCCATCGTGGGACTGGAAGCAGGGCGACGACGTGATCTGCCTGGCGGAGCTGAAGCTGGGCTTCATCGCGCAGAGCTGCCTCGCGCCCGGCTTTTCCACAATGATGGCCAACCTCTTCGCCATGAGGAGCTTCAAGACG TCCCCCGACACACAAGCTTGGCAGAATGATTACCTGCAGGGTACGGGCTGCGAGATGTACACGGAGACTCTATCCACCTCATTCACTGGAATGAGCTTCCCTTCCGCGAGCGA GTTGTGCTTCACGAAGCTGAAGCTGCTGTTGCTGGCCATCGAGATAAAGGGCGAGGAGGGCGCGGACAGCAAGATCTCCATCAACCCCCGCAGTGCCAAGATCCACGCCAACACGCAGGGCTTCTTTATTGCGCAGTCCGCTGATGAGGTTAaaag ggcttggttttactgtaaggCTTGCCACGATGACATCAAAGATGAAACTCTCATCAAGAAATGCAAATGCAAAAACT TGACCGCCCACCAGCGGAAGGTTGGAGCCGACCTAG ATgttggaatgatgatgatgcagaCTGGGATGGTGAAACAGATTAATTCATATCGGGGTTTAGACG ATGACCACCATCCTCCCCCCACCTTCACGCCGCCAGAGTTGCCCAAGAAGGTGCATCATCGAG GTGAAATCGCGAGAGAACGAGGTGAAGACATTAGTT TAATAAACAGAAACCATAGAAGTGCGCCGAATGCTCTCCTGTCTCCAAACGCGAACCAGCTGATGAACACAACGACGACGAGGCAGGTCAACAAGGTCAAGCCAAACGTAAACAGAGCTCCACCTGACAC GAACCCTCCGGAACAGGACACGAATTACCAAGCGTACCACCTAGCCTACGAAGTGAAAAAGCTCAT GCCGACGAGTAGGAGCAGCGGCGGCAACCAGAACAGTAACGGCGTGAGTCTGCCAGCAGGCCTGGCCGACGACCAGTCGAAAGACTTCGACTTCGAAAAGACTGAAATGAAATACGACTCCACTGGCATGTTCCATTGGAGCCCCGCCAAGAATCTGGAGGATTGTATATTA GACAGAAACCAAGCGGCGATGACCGTCCTAAACGGCCACGTGGTGGTCTGCCTGTTCGCGGACCCCGACTCGCCGCTCATAGGGCTGCGGAACCTCGTGATGCCGCTGCGGGCATCCAACTTCCACTACCACGAGTTGAAGCACGTGGTGATTGTTGGGAGCGTAGACTACATCAGAAGGGAATGGAAGATGTTGCAGAATCTGCCAAAGATTTCTGTTTTGaat GGTTCACCGCTAAGCCGAGCCGACTTGCGTGCAGTGAACGTTAACCTTTGCGACATGTGCTGCATACTGTCCGCAAAGGTGCCGTCCAACGACGACCCGACGCTGGCCGACAAGGAAGCTATCCTGGCTTCGTTGAACATCAAGGCGATGACCTTCGATGACACGATAGGCGTGTTGAGTGGGGGCGCGACGAACGGGAGCGCGGCGGCGCAGCCCCCGCccggcgcgccgcccgcgcccgtgCTGCTGCAGCGCAGAGGCTCGGTGTACGGTGCCAATGTGCCTATGATTACTG AGCTGGTGAATGACAGCAACGTGCAGTTCTTGGACCAGGACGACGACGACGATCCTGACACGGAGCTGTACCTCACGCAACCGTTCGCCTGCGGCACCGCCTTCGCCGTCAGCGTGCTCGACTCCCTCATGTCCACT ACGTATTTCAACCAGAATGCCTTAACCCTGATCCGGTCGCTGATCACGGGCGGTGCCACGCCCGAGTTGGAGCTGATCCTCGCGGAAGGAGCTGGTCTCCGAGGAGGGTACTCCACGCCAGAAAGTTTAGCGAACCG GGACCGGTGTAGAGTAGGTCAGATCTCCCTGTACGACGGGCCGCTGGCCCAGTTCGGGGAGGCCGGCAAGTACGGCGACCTGTTCGTGGCGGCGCTGCGCGCCTACGGCATGCTCTGTATCGGCCTCTACCGGTTTCGGGATACTTCGTCCTCGTGCGATGCGAGCAGCAAGAGATACGTCATTACCAATCCGCCGGATGACTTCATCTTGCTGCCCACTGATCAG GTATTCGTCCTCATGCAGTTCGACCCCGGCGTGGAGTACCGGTCGTCGCGGCGCGCGGGCTCGGCCACGGGCAGCGGCGGCAAAGACGACGCCTCCTGA
- the LOC134664354 gene encoding calcium-activated potassium channel slowpoke isoform X4: protein MASSEADATTASILEVEVEDDCLSVRKWWCFLLSSIFTFLAGLLIVVLWRACAFVCCRKEPELAPNDPKQKEQKAARQGKQEFEGTFMTEAKDWAGELISGQTTTGRILVVLVFILSIASLIIYFIDASSEEVERCQKWSDNITQQIDLAFNIFFMVYFFIRFIAASDKLWFMLEMYSFVDYFTIPPSFVSIYLDRTWIGLRFLRALRLMTVPDILQYLNILKTSSSIRLAQLVSIFISVWLTAAGIIHLLENSGDPLDFTNSQQLSYWTCVYFLIVTMSTVGYGDVFCHTVLGRTFLVFFLLVGLAMFASSIPEIIELVGSRSKYSGELKREHGKRHIVVCGHITYESVSHFLKDFLHEDREDVDVEVVFLHRKPPDLELEGLFKRHFTTVEFFQGTIMNPIDLQRVKVHEADACLVLANKYCQDPDAEDAANIMRVISIKNYSDDIRVIIQLMQYHNKAYLLNIPSWDWKQGDDVICLAELKLGFIAQSCLAPGFSTMMANLFAMRSFKTSPDTQAWQNDYLQGTGCEMYTETLSTSFTGMSFPSASELCFTKLKLLLLAIEIKGEEGADSKISINPRSAKIHANTQGFFIAQSADEVKRAWFYCKACHDDIKDETLIKKCKCKNYVGMMMMQTGMVKQINSYRGLDVATFRKGVRAVQMVGRANDHHPPPTFTPPELPKKVHHRGEIARERGEDISLINRNHRSAPNALLSPNANQLMNTTTTRQVNKVKPNVNRAPPDTNPPEQDTNYQAYHLAYEVKKLMPTSRSSGGNQNSNGVSLPAGLADDQSKDFDFEKTEMKYDSTGMFHWSPAKNLEDCILDRNQAAMTVLNGHVVVCLFADPDSPLIGLRNLVMPLRASNFHYHELKHVVIVGSVDYIRREWKMLQNLPKISVLNGSPLSRADLRAVNVNLCDMCCILSAKVPSNDDPTLADKEAILASLNIKAMTFDDTIGVLSGGATNGSAAAQPPPGAPPAPVLLQRRGSVYGANVPMITELVNDSNVQFLDQDDDDDPDTELYLTQPFACGTAFAVSVLDSLMSTTYFNQNALTLIRSLITGGATPELELILAEGAGLRGGYSTPESLANRDRCRVGQISLYDGPLAQFGEAGKYGDLFVAALRAYGMLCIGLYRFRDTSSSCDASSKRYVITNPPDDFILLPTDQVFVLMQFDPGVEYRSSRRAGSATGSGGKDDAS, encoded by the exons GTAGTGTTGGTGTTCATTCTGAGTATAGCATCGCTCATCATCTACTTCATTGACGCATCAAG TGAAGAGGTGGAGCGATGCCAGAAATGGAGTGACAATATTACTCAGCAGATCGACCTTGcctttaacatattttttatggtCTACTTTTTTATACGA TTTATAGCAGCTAGTGACAAACTGTGGTTCATGCTCGAGATGTATTCATTTGTAGATTATTTCACGATACCACCATCCTTTGTATCAATATACCTGGATAGAACGTGGATAG GGCTAAGGTTTCTAAGAGCTCTACGCTTAATGACCGTGCCTGATATTTTGCAGTACCTCAATATATTAAAGACATCGAGCTCCATTCGGTTGGCGCAATTGGTTTCTATATTTATATCTGTGTGGTTAACAGCGGCCGGAATTATTCATTTG CTGGAAAACTCCGGTGATCCGTTGGACTTTACCAATTCGCAGCAATTGTCGTACTGGACTTGCGTATACTTTCTAATAGTCACCATGTCTACAGTAGGTTACGGTGATGTGTTCTGCCACACAGTTCTTGGCAGaacatttttggttttttttcttcTCGTCGGCTTG GCAATGTTCGCTAGTAGCATTCCTGAAATTATAGAGCTGGTAGGAAGTAGGTCCAAGTACAGTGGCGAGCTGAAGCGTGAACATGGAAAAAG GCATATTGTTGTTTGCGGGCACATAACATACGAATCAGTGAGCCATTTTTTAAAAGACTTCCTACATGAAGACAGAGAAGATGTGGACGTCGAAGTTGTTTTTTTACACAG GAAACCGCCCGACCTGGAGCTCGAAGGCCTGTTCAAGAGACACTTTACCACTGTGGAATTCTTTCAAGGCACCATTATGAATCCAATCGACCTACAGAGGGTAAAA GTTCATGAAGCGGATGCTTGCCTGGTGCTGGCCAATAAGTACTGCCAGGACCCGGACGCCGAGGACGCCGCCAACATCATGAGGGTCATCTCTATCAAGAACTACTCTGATGACATAAGGGTCATCATTCAGCTGATGCAGTATCATAATAAG GCTTACCTTCTGAACATTCCATCGTGGGACTGGAAGCAGGGCGACGACGTGATCTGCCTGGCGGAGCTGAAGCTGGGCTTCATCGCGCAGAGCTGCCTCGCGCCCGGCTTTTCCACAATGATGGCCAACCTCTTCGCCATGAGGAGCTTCAAGACG TCCCCCGACACACAAGCTTGGCAGAATGATTACCTGCAGGGTACGGGCTGCGAGATGTACACGGAGACTCTATCCACCTCATTCACTGGAATGAGCTTCCCTTCCGCGAGCGA GTTGTGCTTCACGAAGCTGAAGCTGCTGTTGCTGGCCATCGAGATAAAGGGCGAGGAGGGCGCGGACAGCAAGATCTCCATCAACCCCCGCAGTGCCAAGATCCACGCCAACACGCAGGGCTTCTTTATTGCGCAGTCCGCTGATGAGGTTAaaag ggcttggttttactgtaaggCTTGCCACGATGACATCAAAGATGAAACTCTCATCAAGAAATGCAAATGCAAAAACT ATgttggaatgatgatgatgcagaCTGGGATGGTGAAACAGATTAATTCATATCGGGGTTTAGACG TGGCTACGTTCAGGAAGGGCGTACGAGCCGTCCAGATGGTTGGCCGGGCAA ATGACCACCATCCTCCCCCCACCTTCACGCCGCCAGAGTTGCCCAAGAAGGTGCATCATCGAG GTGAAATCGCGAGAGAACGAGGTGAAGACATTAGTT TAATAAACAGAAACCATAGAAGTGCGCCGAATGCTCTCCTGTCTCCAAACGCGAACCAGCTGATGAACACAACGACGACGAGGCAGGTCAACAAGGTCAAGCCAAACGTAAACAGAGCTCCACCTGACAC GAACCCTCCGGAACAGGACACGAATTACCAAGCGTACCACCTAGCCTACGAAGTGAAAAAGCTCAT GCCGACGAGTAGGAGCAGCGGCGGCAACCAGAACAGTAACGGCGTGAGTCTGCCAGCAGGCCTGGCCGACGACCAGTCGAAAGACTTCGACTTCGAAAAGACTGAAATGAAATACGACTCCACTGGCATGTTCCATTGGAGCCCCGCCAAGAATCTGGAGGATTGTATATTA GACAGAAACCAAGCGGCGATGACCGTCCTAAACGGCCACGTGGTGGTCTGCCTGTTCGCGGACCCCGACTCGCCGCTCATAGGGCTGCGGAACCTCGTGATGCCGCTGCGGGCATCCAACTTCCACTACCACGAGTTGAAGCACGTGGTGATTGTTGGGAGCGTAGACTACATCAGAAGGGAATGGAAGATGTTGCAGAATCTGCCAAAGATTTCTGTTTTGaat GGTTCACCGCTAAGCCGAGCCGACTTGCGTGCAGTGAACGTTAACCTTTGCGACATGTGCTGCATACTGTCCGCAAAGGTGCCGTCCAACGACGACCCGACGCTGGCCGACAAGGAAGCTATCCTGGCTTCGTTGAACATCAAGGCGATGACCTTCGATGACACGATAGGCGTGTTGAGTGGGGGCGCGACGAACGGGAGCGCGGCGGCGCAGCCCCCGCccggcgcgccgcccgcgcccgtgCTGCTGCAGCGCAGAGGCTCGGTGTACGGTGCCAATGTGCCTATGATTACTG AGCTGGTGAATGACAGCAACGTGCAGTTCTTGGACCAGGACGACGACGACGATCCTGACACGGAGCTGTACCTCACGCAACCGTTCGCCTGCGGCACCGCCTTCGCCGTCAGCGTGCTCGACTCCCTCATGTCCACT ACGTATTTCAACCAGAATGCCTTAACCCTGATCCGGTCGCTGATCACGGGCGGTGCCACGCCCGAGTTGGAGCTGATCCTCGCGGAAGGAGCTGGTCTCCGAGGAGGGTACTCCACGCCAGAAAGTTTAGCGAACCG GGACCGGTGTAGAGTAGGTCAGATCTCCCTGTACGACGGGCCGCTGGCCCAGTTCGGGGAGGCCGGCAAGTACGGCGACCTGTTCGTGGCGGCGCTGCGCGCCTACGGCATGCTCTGTATCGGCCTCTACCGGTTTCGGGATACTTCGTCCTCGTGCGATGCGAGCAGCAAGAGATACGTCATTACCAATCCGCCGGATGACTTCATCTTGCTGCCCACTGATCAG GTATTCGTCCTCATGCAGTTCGACCCCGGCGTGGAGTACCGGTCGTCGCGGCGCGCGGGCTCGGCCACGGGCAGCGGCGGCAAAGACGACGCCTCCTGA
- the LOC134664354 gene encoding calcium-activated potassium channel slowpoke isoform X2, giving the protein MASSEADATTASILEVEVEDDCLSVRKWWCFLLSSIFTFLAGLLIVVLWRACAFVCCRKEPELAPNDPKQKEQKAARQGKQEFEGTFMTEAKDWAGELISGQTTTGRILVVLVFILSIASLIIYFIDASSEEVERCQKWSDNITQQIDLAFNIFFMVYFFIRFIAASDKLWFMLEMYSFVDYFTIPPSFVSIYLDRTWIGLRFLRALRLMTVPDILQYLNILKTSSSIRLAQLVSIFISVWLTAAGIIHLLENSGDPLDFTNSQQLSYWTCVYFLIVTMSTVGYGDVFCHTVLGRTFLVFFLLVGLAMFASSIPEIIELVGSRSKYSGELKREHGKRHIVVCGHITYESVSHFLKDFLHEDREDVDVEVVFLHRKPPDLELEGLFKRHFTTVEFFQGTIMNPIDLQRVKVHEADACLVLANKYCQDPDAEDAANIMRVISIKNYSDDIRVIIQLMQYHNKAYLLNIPSWDWKQGDDVICLAELKLGFIAQSCLAPGFSTMMANLFAMRSFKTSPDTQAWQNDYLQGTGCEMYTETLSTSFTGMSFPSASELCFTKLKLLLLAIEIKGEEGADSKISINPRSAKIHANTQGFFIAQSADEVKRAWFYCKACHDDIKDETLIKKCKCKNLATFRKGVRAVQMVGRANDHHPPPTFTPPELPKKVHHRGEIARERGEDISLINRNHRSAPNALLSPNANQLMNTTTTRQVNKVKPNVNRAPPDTNPPEQDTNYQAYHLAYEVKKLMPTSRSSGGNQNSNGVSLPAGLADDQSKDFDFEKTEMKYDSTGMFHWSPAKNLEDCILDRNQAAMTVLNGHVVVCLFADPDSPLIGLRNLVMPLRASNFHYHELKHVVIVGSVDYIRREWKMLQNLPKISVLNGSPLSRADLRAVNVNLCDMCCILSAKVPSNDDPTLADKEAILASLNIKAMTFDDTIGVLSGGATNGSAAAQPPPGAPPAPVLLQRRGSVYGANVPMITELVNDSNVQFLDQDDDDDPDTELYLTQPFACGTAFAVSVLDSLMSTTYFNQNALTLIRSLITGGATPELELILAEGAGLRGGYSTPESLANRDRCRVGQISLYDGPLAQFGEAGKYGDLFVAALRAYGMLCIGLYRFRDTSSSCDASSKRYVITNPPDDFILLPTDQVFVLMQFDPGVEYRSSRRAGSATGSGGKDDAS; this is encoded by the exons GTAGTGTTGGTGTTCATTCTGAGTATAGCATCGCTCATCATCTACTTCATTGACGCATCAAG TGAAGAGGTGGAGCGATGCCAGAAATGGAGTGACAATATTACTCAGCAGATCGACCTTGcctttaacatattttttatggtCTACTTTTTTATACGA TTTATAGCAGCTAGTGACAAACTGTGGTTCATGCTCGAGATGTATTCATTTGTAGATTATTTCACGATACCACCATCCTTTGTATCAATATACCTGGATAGAACGTGGATAG GGCTAAGGTTTCTAAGAGCTCTACGCTTAATGACCGTGCCTGATATTTTGCAGTACCTCAATATATTAAAGACATCGAGCTCCATTCGGTTGGCGCAATTGGTTTCTATATTTATATCTGTGTGGTTAACAGCGGCCGGAATTATTCATTTG CTGGAAAACTCCGGTGATCCGTTGGACTTTACCAATTCGCAGCAATTGTCGTACTGGACTTGCGTATACTTTCTAATAGTCACCATGTCTACAGTAGGTTACGGTGATGTGTTCTGCCACACAGTTCTTGGCAGaacatttttggttttttttcttcTCGTCGGCTTG GCAATGTTCGCTAGTAGCATTCCTGAAATTATAGAGCTGGTAGGAAGTAGGTCCAAGTACAGTGGCGAGCTGAAGCGTGAACATGGAAAAAG GCATATTGTTGTTTGCGGGCACATAACATACGAATCAGTGAGCCATTTTTTAAAAGACTTCCTACATGAAGACAGAGAAGATGTGGACGTCGAAGTTGTTTTTTTACACAG GAAACCGCCCGACCTGGAGCTCGAAGGCCTGTTCAAGAGACACTTTACCACTGTGGAATTCTTTCAAGGCACCATTATGAATCCAATCGACCTACAGAGGGTAAAA GTTCATGAAGCGGATGCTTGCCTGGTGCTGGCCAATAAGTACTGCCAGGACCCGGACGCCGAGGACGCCGCCAACATCATGAGGGTCATCTCTATCAAGAACTACTCTGATGACATAAGGGTCATCATTCAGCTGATGCAGTATCATAATAAG GCTTACCTTCTGAACATTCCATCGTGGGACTGGAAGCAGGGCGACGACGTGATCTGCCTGGCGGAGCTGAAGCTGGGCTTCATCGCGCAGAGCTGCCTCGCGCCCGGCTTTTCCACAATGATGGCCAACCTCTTCGCCATGAGGAGCTTCAAGACG TCCCCCGACACACAAGCTTGGCAGAATGATTACCTGCAGGGTACGGGCTGCGAGATGTACACGGAGACTCTATCCACCTCATTCACTGGAATGAGCTTCCCTTCCGCGAGCGA GTTGTGCTTCACGAAGCTGAAGCTGCTGTTGCTGGCCATCGAGATAAAGGGCGAGGAGGGCGCGGACAGCAAGATCTCCATCAACCCCCGCAGTGCCAAGATCCACGCCAACACGCAGGGCTTCTTTATTGCGCAGTCCGCTGATGAGGTTAaaag ggcttggttttactgtaaggCTTGCCACGATGACATCAAAGATGAAACTCTCATCAAGAAATGCAAATGCAAAAACT TGGCTACGTTCAGGAAGGGCGTACGAGCCGTCCAGATGGTTGGCCGGGCAA ATGACCACCATCCTCCCCCCACCTTCACGCCGCCAGAGTTGCCCAAGAAGGTGCATCATCGAG GTGAAATCGCGAGAGAACGAGGTGAAGACATTAGTT TAATAAACAGAAACCATAGAAGTGCGCCGAATGCTCTCCTGTCTCCAAACGCGAACCAGCTGATGAACACAACGACGACGAGGCAGGTCAACAAGGTCAAGCCAAACGTAAACAGAGCTCCACCTGACAC GAACCCTCCGGAACAGGACACGAATTACCAAGCGTACCACCTAGCCTACGAAGTGAAAAAGCTCAT GCCGACGAGTAGGAGCAGCGGCGGCAACCAGAACAGTAACGGCGTGAGTCTGCCAGCAGGCCTGGCCGACGACCAGTCGAAAGACTTCGACTTCGAAAAGACTGAAATGAAATACGACTCCACTGGCATGTTCCATTGGAGCCCCGCCAAGAATCTGGAGGATTGTATATTA GACAGAAACCAAGCGGCGATGACCGTCCTAAACGGCCACGTGGTGGTCTGCCTGTTCGCGGACCCCGACTCGCCGCTCATAGGGCTGCGGAACCTCGTGATGCCGCTGCGGGCATCCAACTTCCACTACCACGAGTTGAAGCACGTGGTGATTGTTGGGAGCGTAGACTACATCAGAAGGGAATGGAAGATGTTGCAGAATCTGCCAAAGATTTCTGTTTTGaat GGTTCACCGCTAAGCCGAGCCGACTTGCGTGCAGTGAACGTTAACCTTTGCGACATGTGCTGCATACTGTCCGCAAAGGTGCCGTCCAACGACGACCCGACGCTGGCCGACAAGGAAGCTATCCTGGCTTCGTTGAACATCAAGGCGATGACCTTCGATGACACGATAGGCGTGTTGAGTGGGGGCGCGACGAACGGGAGCGCGGCGGCGCAGCCCCCGCccggcgcgccgcccgcgcccgtgCTGCTGCAGCGCAGAGGCTCGGTGTACGGTGCCAATGTGCCTATGATTACTG AGCTGGTGAATGACAGCAACGTGCAGTTCTTGGACCAGGACGACGACGACGATCCTGACACGGAGCTGTACCTCACGCAACCGTTCGCCTGCGGCACCGCCTTCGCCGTCAGCGTGCTCGACTCCCTCATGTCCACT ACGTATTTCAACCAGAATGCCTTAACCCTGATCCGGTCGCTGATCACGGGCGGTGCCACGCCCGAGTTGGAGCTGATCCTCGCGGAAGGAGCTGGTCTCCGAGGAGGGTACTCCACGCCAGAAAGTTTAGCGAACCG GGACCGGTGTAGAGTAGGTCAGATCTCCCTGTACGACGGGCCGCTGGCCCAGTTCGGGGAGGCCGGCAAGTACGGCGACCTGTTCGTGGCGGCGCTGCGCGCCTACGGCATGCTCTGTATCGGCCTCTACCGGTTTCGGGATACTTCGTCCTCGTGCGATGCGAGCAGCAAGAGATACGTCATTACCAATCCGCCGGATGACTTCATCTTGCTGCCCACTGATCAG GTATTCGTCCTCATGCAGTTCGACCCCGGCGTGGAGTACCGGTCGTCGCGGCGCGCGGGCTCGGCCACGGGCAGCGGCGGCAAAGACGACGCCTCCTGA